A section of the Humulus lupulus chromosome 2, drHumLupu1.1, whole genome shotgun sequence genome encodes:
- the LOC133815760 gene encoding ribosome-inactivating protein gelonin-like, with translation MKFDYCRRIFSAGKDSIITGGLTLPPVYLIFVVVYVVAFQVDAEEKRCYFFEEFPSDSKADVFDQCRQRVDAANVSVSYGSLGNREKTPLGFEPLSNCLYKFNKFDGTGDDKELRKGLLVVIQMVAEAARFKYIQKKMRPEQEPQSEPIMDYVDGFLPAGDIISHENKWEDLSKQIQQSKNGRFNSPVQLQYANYKKYDVSNVAEVYIGFSLSMVTDLRYHLYAPSDWSLDILRSILSDVATMGTDSTYYDSPASTSMVGDALLSPAKGATLQFFKAASPKALV, from the exons ATGAAATTTGATTATTGCCGGCGGAtt TTTTCCGCCGGTAAAGAtagtattattaccggcggactgaCTCTGCCGCCGGTATACctgatttttgttgtagtgtatgtGGTGGCCTTTCAAGTAGATGCTGAAGAAAAGCGTTGCTACTTCTTTGAAGAATTTCCTTCAGATTCCAAAGCCGACGTTTTCGATCAATGTCGTCAAAGGGTTGATGCTGCTAATGTCTCAGTTAGTTATGGCAGCTTAGGAAACAGAGAAAAAACCCCGTTGGGATTCGAGCCATTATCCAATTGCCTCTATAAGTTTAATAAATTTGATGGCACAGGTGATGATAAAGAACTTCGTAAAGGTCTTCTAGTTGTCATACAAATGGTTGCGGAGGCTGCAAGATTCAAATATATTCAGAAAAAAATGAGACCGGAACAGGAACCGCAATCGGAACCGATAATGGACTATGTCGACGGATTTTTACCAGCAGGTGATATTATCAGCCATGAGAATAAATGGGAGGATCTTTCCAAACAAATCCAGCAGAGTAAAAATGGACGGTTCAATAGTCCAGTTCAATTGCAATACGCAAACTACAAGAAATACGATGTGAGCAATGTTGCAGAA gtctaTATTGGCTTCTCACTATCGATGGTCACTGATCTACGTTATCATCTTTATG CACCGAGTGACTGGAGTTTGGATATTCTAAGAAGCATATTAAGTGATGTTGCAACTATGGGAACTGATTCTACCTACTATGATTCTCCTGCTAGTACGAGCATGGTGGGGGATGCATTGCTATCACCTGCCAAAGGCGCCACTCTCCAATTCTTCAAAGCTGCAAGTCCAAAAGCTTTGGTGTGa